From Nitrospinota bacterium, a single genomic window includes:
- a CDS encoding DUF502 domain-containing protein, whose product MFSWVKHKIRNIFLAGLVVILPIAFTLFILTWIFKKLDNLSPFITNLLIYFGAPLPKGFKIPGLGITTTVLIIFLVGIFTTSVIGKRVLVLWEYILNKIPFIRGIYGAIKQIIETITIRKNAFNQVVMIEYPRKGLYCLGLLTCESKGEIQNKTEKEIMNVFIPTTPNPTSGFLLFVPKESIIPLSMSVEEGLKLIISGGIVTPFNEIDSQKLKENHFYEDKNK is encoded by the coding sequence TTGTTTTCCTGGGTAAAACATAAAATAAGAAATATCTTTTTAGCAGGGCTTGTGGTGATCCTTCCTATTGCCTTCACCCTTTTTATTCTCACATGGATCTTTAAAAAACTGGATAATTTATCACCTTTTATAACAAATCTCTTAATATATTTTGGCGCACCCCTACCTAAGGGATTCAAAATCCCAGGATTGGGTATAACGACAACCGTTTTAATAATATTTTTAGTGGGTATTTTTACCACGAGCGTAATAGGAAAAAGGGTTTTGGTATTATGGGAATACATTCTCAATAAGATTCCATTTATAAGAGGCATATACGGTGCAATCAAACAGATTATAGAGACTATCACTATCAGAAAAAATGCCTTTAATCAGGTTGTGATGATAGAATATCCACGCAAAGGTCTCTATTGCCTTGGACTCTTAACCTGCGAAAGTAAGGGAGAAATTCAGAACAAAACTGAAAAGGAGATTATGAATGTTTTTATCCCTACAACCCCCAATCCAACCTCAGGTTTTTTGCTGTTTGTTCCTAAAGAGAGCATTATACCGCTTTCAATGAGCGTAGAAGAAGGACTTAAGCTCATTATATCTGGAGGAATAGTAACTCCTTTCAATGAAATAGATTCGCAGAAGCTAAAAGAAAATCATTTCTACGAGGATAAAAATAAATAA